DNA sequence from the Anguilla anguilla isolate fAngAng1 chromosome 4, fAngAng1.pri, whole genome shotgun sequence genome:
ACAGAACTCGTGGATAAGTGTATTGGATCCCGAATCCACATCGTTATGAAGAATGACAAAGAGATCGTCGGAACCCTGTTGGGTTTCGACGATTTTGTCAGTATCCTTTTACGAAGTGATCCCACTGACTGCCACTTTCGTTAAAGTGTAAGGCTTCTGTGACTGTTAGGTTGAGGAGCCTATTTTATGTGATATTTTTGGTAACTATTTAAATTGTCCACAGAAGCGTGAATTCATGAACCAGTTAATTTCATTATTGATTCTTGAGGTGACATGCGCCGCCAATCAATAGCTTATTTAAACTCAGAATCagaatttaaatataatgttgACCAACAGGACAAGTACTGGCTTTAGTTCCATCCTGCATGATGCTAGTGTTGAAAGTGAAAGTTAACCTTAATCTGCAACCCCAATTTCTTAAtcttggattttatttaaattaaatttagtgTTTGGTCTATTGTTCCTTCACCTCATATTGCAGACATGGTGCTGGAGGATGTGACAGAATTGTAAGTAGACCTGCTCTTTAACCTTTAGCGAAATTACCCTGTCCAGGTTACGCATGTGAAAGGAGTTTAATATACAGAAATCTGGATGATCAGcttattcattattcagcatCATCAGTTGTGACTGTGGAGTCCCTCCTGTGCTGTGAACATGGTACACTCATCACACTTAATTGGCCAAGAGCCAGTGaatgttcactttttttccttgttgttgtgtttgttattGAATCATTTATGTTCTGAACTGATGTTTCTGGTTTATGTCACATGAGGCTGAAGGAATTAGGGTCTTTTTGAACAGTTGCTTGCAGACTGGTCAGATTTTGCATggctaaaatgtattttcctttcctCAGTGAGATCACACCAGAAGGAAGGAGGATAACCAAACTGGATCAGATCTTGCTCAATGGCAACAACATCACTATGGTAATTATAGACCAACTTCTGACTGGATGCCTTAATAATCACATACAGTATTCCATGGGGTTGCAGAGCTGTCGGGTTGGTTACTCTGTATGTCAACTGTCAAAACAGTTCTTTTTATCTAATCAGACTTATGCTACGCTTGATTAGTTACTTGGTAAGTGAACATATAGCGAGTAAAATGAATATCTTAAAAACTATGTATTTGTGCAGTTTTGTTggtctccaaacacacacacacacacacacacacacagtacaatatCTTGTTTTCCCAGAAGTCATTTTTGAGAGTGCTGACTTTTTACCCAGTGGCCTTACATTCCTAAGTATCTGCAGTCGTTATTTAGTCACCATTTGGATTTGGCACTTTGCCATTTTGGAACGGCAGTAGACGTGTCctgtaaaatgtcttttttcctttcttccatTTCTGAtttgtcctctttttttttccaccaccCCATTTTTCTCTCCTTAGCTCATtcctggaggggaggggccggAAGTTTAAGCAGCAAAAGGAGAATTTAGTGAAATTTCTTTTACTCTTTCTTTGAGCTCACCTTTCCTCTCGACCTTATCTTTggtttgtgtacatttttattttgaagttttttgtgttttttttttttaatgcaagagCTATTTTCCCAATGGGAGCTGTTTGAATTGTCTTCTGATTAGAGAGCATAATGTAACCGTGTGGTATAGAGATAACTGTCGCTTAACGGTGAAAtcatttcattattgttttaaaaatgtttttgttataaataaatcacacGATGACGTGCCCCCTTTGGGATTGATTTTTAACCTGAAtgttttcctgtctctgtctgggTCCTTCGTTTTGGCTGTGTAGGTGAATTCCCTGAAACTATTTTCAATTgtcacataatttttttaatgaataattcacCTATAGAGAAATCAGTTCAGTGAAGTCAACTGTTGTGCTGTGTAAAGTTAAAAACACAACCTTTTAGCTGCCATGGTATGCTTTGCTGAAAGTCTTGAGGAttaaagaacatttatttaaaaaaaaacataaaatcttTTTTCGGAATCGTTGCACGTGAATGTCCGTTATACCATTATAATGTCCACTGGCACAAAACTagagctgcacagagacccCGGATCTTCAGTTAGAAGGCTGTGCTTTATTGGTGCCACAAACTGAATGTGTGGTGACTGAATATTCACATACAGTACGTCCCTGTTGGGTATTACAGTACTGGATAGGATTCGGATGATTTAGTGCATCTGAGGACATACAAGAGGTAcagaacagcaaataaaaatgtactcttGGATTGTTTCCCGCCACCGTCCGTCTCTCCTGCCTCTCCTGACTCCCTCATCAGTACATGGATGGCTTTTCCTCTCCTTTTGGATTGGTCACCTTTTCCAGGTTCTtactgatgatgtcatacagTTCCACCTGTACGGGTGgcaagagtaaaaaaaaaaaaataataatggcaatACAGGAAGATAAAAACTATTTAAGgactaaataattttatttaatcttaaaaatcttaaaaaagGAAACCGATGTATTTAATTAGGCCTGTTTAATTCAGctgagtttttttaaaactcagacCACACCCCCTGCCCTGACTCTCTACCCGGTTACTGTTCACTCGGACTCACATAGAACCCGCGGATGTCCAGCACCACCACCCGGATCTCGCAGTACGCGGCCTCATCTTTCTCGTGGACCAGCGAGCGGTAGTCCATCTGCCAGCCGggggaaaagaggagaaaaggacGAGGGGGGGTTGAGGAGGGAAAACACATTGAAAGGAAGACGGCGTGGTGGAGATATGCAGAGAGAATGGAATGGCAGTTCATAGGTTCATTTTAACCAGATATAAACAAGTGTTCTAAAACAAACTTACTGCAACTTTTACCTAAATTTCTTCAGAGAATGTCCTACTATACTCAATGGTcagtgtgtaaaaatgtaatctatgGATAAAAGtatctgaaaaatgtttaaatggaaaCGTAAGGGAAGATTGTCTCACCACATGAGTGTCTTTGGAGGCTTTGGCCACAGCATCGCCACGCTCTGAAAAGTACCTGAGAGCAGCAACAGGATCATGTTCCACGTGAAATAGGATCATGTTCCACATTAAATTGGGATCATGTTCCACATGTAACAGAATCATATTCCACATGTAATAGGATTGTGTTCCACATGCAATAGGATTGTGTTCCACGTGCAACAGGATCGTGTTCCACATTCAACAGGTTCGTGTTCCACATGCAGTAGGATCGTGTTCCACATTAAATTGGATCATGTTCCACATGCAACAGATTTGTGTTCCACATGCAGTAGGATCATGTTCCACATGCAACAAGATTGTGTTCCACATGCAACAGGATCGTGTTCTACATGCAATAGGATTATGTTCCACATGCAGTAGGAACATATTCCACATTCATTATTACCTTATGTTCAAAAGCAACACAGCGGTGCAAAAGGGTGTATGAAAAAACAGAGTAACTGCAACACTATATGCCCAAATAAATAGCaacataaaatggcagaaatcCTCTCACTTGTTAATGTTGGTCTGAAAACCGTCCACTTTGGTCTTCACTGCAGTGATCCTCTCCAGAATCTTCTCCTAGAAGTAAACAGGGATCgaggaaaagccaatcagggaATTACAACCGTAACAATAACAGATAGATGACTTACCCCTcttcatttcacaataaaagatcactaataaaatgcaatattaaaacTAGTTCAAGTCATATAACTGTGAGACATGcaagcacttttaaaaatggtCAGGATGGTGGGGTGTGAGGGCTGAAGCCTATcacagcatgcattgggtgagaggcaggaatacaccctggacaggtcaccaatcaaTCTCATGGCCCACacattcactcgcacactcataaTTTAGACTCTCAGATTAAAACatagaaagaaaaattatttttacgtGCTCACTGTTGATTTACCTGGATGGCCACACCAAAGTCGTTGCCATCCTCAATCTTAGGGATAAGATGCTGTATCCAGCAAGAGACCTGAGGCAAAAAGAATGCCTATTTATACAGTAGATGTCTTATTTTTTACATCATACATTACATAGACCTCACGCCACTTTCCACTACGCAGTAGTATACTGAGTCTGTGTCCCTTTTTCTGCACGTCTGTCTGTAGCATCCCTGAGATCTCCACAATTAACAATTTTGCAACTTagtgtaaggaaaaaaggacgtctctcgaacgtgatgaaaaagtacaaagtttatttccaataccggcagtgacaaagcgcacaaatgacaccttggattcagcagagtcagactgaaccacaaacctttccagaggctgcttcttatttgttttcaaggctttgatcaggagtgttgaatacacatacCAAGACGGATGTAGTCAGTTCTTGTAACACCTATCAATTAGGCCATAGTGTATTGGCtgtcctgttgtgattgaattagcacgtctgttgacttgaatggttcccaatctctcactccgctattctaccattgtaccaactgtattgtgataatgataagatcaagggaatgtgtggccagcagacatattggcatcagagacagatttcttaCATTGGTCGTTTGGCTGAAATCGAAATTGAACGTTATGTTAATCTGCTTTGGTAGAACGCAAAGACCCTGAGCCCATTCTACCCCCTTCATACTGagttattaattattttactgaGTAAAGTCTTTCGGTTACTACAACTATAAAACTTACTGTCGTAACTGTTACAAGGTCATTACAAATGACAAAGTCATGACCCTGCTGGCGACTCACCGTGATATAAGTCTCCTGGAGGGCCCTGATCTCCGGCTTCACTCTGTCCAGTAAACTCACGATCTTCTCGTTGCCTTTGAGGTAGCCGCACTGTGGAGCTGAGACACAGGACACGGGCGGGTTTCACGTCAGCAAACGCAGGGCGGCGCTTTCGCACGATACgtgtaggggcgacatagctcaggaggtaagaccgattgtctggcagtcggagggttgccggttcaaaaccccgccctgggcatgtcgaagtgtccttgagcaagacacctaacccctaactcctaactgctctggcgaatgagaggcatcaattgtaaagcgctatataaatgcagtccatttaccatttacgttaaaaggggaggagagggaacggAAGAGCCGTGCGTTTCAAAGAGAAGACAGAGCAAAAAGGTAGAGTTAGGCCCCTCacgtttcttcttcttcttcttcttctcctcctcgtTGTCTTTGTCGGTCTCCATCTCCTTTGGGAGGGAAAAAGCAGAGAGCTTAAAAGAACCTTCACTGCGCTGAGCAGAACGGTACTGAACGCTACACCGGCTTACGAGAGCATTCTGAGGAATcgtaaaaatgaatggaatcTATTCTACTGGACCCGGAAGTGTATGTATAGGCCCTAGAGACCGAGACGTTTAATGAAACCAGAACTTCATTTGCTACCCtccgctctctctttcccaacGAAATTAgacacaatttaaataaatttttttcatgaagtgAGCAGCTGTGACaaacaccaccacacactcaggGTTCCCACAGGTGTGAGTCTGAGAACATCACCATTAGCCTAGATCAAGGGAAGCCCAGAATATCTCAAACTGCTGTGCATTGGGAGTGCTGTGTCCATCGCTGCTCTGCTCATAGTCGTACGGTATCCGCATGATGTTGATGCCGACGCACTAATTACCTCATCTTCCGGAGTAGGGGGGTCCGGAATAGGGATGTCCAGAGGTGCGTGGACAGAGGACAGGTCCGTGAGACTGAACTCATCAGCCTGAGACGGGGGGGAGAGAAGTCTTTTAGATGTGACTTCACCCAAACAGATATCAACccaaattcaaaattcaaaatcccCTGGAATATGTCTCACAGTGGGGTTGCTCTGGGGGACCTAGTAAGAATACAGGTCAAAATACAGTTTGACTGCTTCAATTTGGCTATCCATTCACTGGTGGGTACTAGagcaccctccacccccccacccagccaaacagcaataaataaataaataaataaataaataaataaataaataaaaattctgttcaGTGCTACAGTGCTTTGAGATACACTGTAAGAAAAATTGGTTCATTGGCCTGCTTCCACAAAAGAACCCTTTTTTAGTTCTTTAAGGAACCTTCTATGGTAGCTGTGGAAAGCATGCAAAGCTCCCAGACTGAGCCTTATTGCCTGACACGGAATCCATGAACAGGATTCCCCTATGGACAAAGAGAGCAGCTATGCAGGACTCTTTTTTTGAGAGTATACTGTAGCTATCATCAAAATGGGAGGAAGAGCAGGGATGTTAAAGGAGTGCATCCTTTGGACAAACCACTTGGGTGGAGAATGGGTCCTACTGTACCGAACGATCATTATCCGGACAGTGAGAAACTGAATCAGGGATGCAGTGGGGTGTAAGGCCAGTGTTACTGAGACAGTCGTGTGCGGCAGGCAGCCCACCTTCAGCATGTTGTCCAGCTGCGAGATCTTCCGAGGAATGCGATTTGATAAGAGATCTTCTGCCTAAACACCATGCGCATAaccgcggacacacacacacacacacaaacgcgcgcgcacacacacatacacacacacacacacatgctggttACACCACAAAGTTGCACATACCCATTTCCCATTTTCAGCCCTCAAGATggacaaacaacaaaataagaTCAGCAGCCACACTGCCGTCAGTGCTTCATTTGCTTCTTGcagtgaggcaacagtgctataTCCACTACCCCTATCCATAttaaaactcaaaacattagaaaaatatatatattgtacaaaACATGCATAAGTACACACGTCACaccaaaaatgcacatttatgcaAACAACAGGAATACAAACCTGCTGGTTCAGAGACTGGTGGAAGCTGCCAACCTGAAAAAGACACAGGGAATAGAGATAGATTCAGTAATTTCCAGATGGCACACTACATCTCTTCAGTGCCGCAGAAATGACAGGGCTCCATCTCCGGGCTATTCAAGaaaaatgcaatgcatgcaACATGTTCtccgagcgtgtgtgtgtatggacacgtattactatctttgtgagaaccaaatgtccccacaaggatagaaagatgaggaacatcacgcaaggtggggaccttttgctggtccccacaagttcaagaggctctTTTAGGATTAGGatttagggttacaattaggttaaggttagggttaaggttaggcatgtagtggttggggttagggttagaagttacggaatgaatgtaagtcaatgggaagtcctcacaagtatagcaatacaaacgtgtgtgtgtgtgtgtgtgtgtgtgagaatgttcAAGGTATTTCTGTGCACATACTCTGCCAGTAGTTCCGACCAACAAACCACTAGTTCAACCCTACGTGTGTCCCATTGTGTGGGCTAATGCTTCCTGGTGTATccacagtaaacaaacaaaacgaaGATCCTGCCAGCTCACACCAGATATGTAAGAGTATTTTTGACTATTCTGAAGGAGATGGCGCACTGTCTTTACTGCTaacgtgtgtgtatatcagaCAGTGATAGCATCGCCGTTCGGGAACttcgtgtctgtgtttgggtgaACTTGAGAAACAGGTTGCTTTGCTTTCGATTTCAGCAGTCATGGCTGTCATCCAGGGACAGGATGACTAGGGACTTTTTCATGAATAAGCATGTGTGGTCTTTACCCCCCAAAATTACGGCATCTAATATACATAAACTTTTTCCTGTCTTCTCGAAGCATATTCAGCCGGTCCACTTCTGCATGTGGCCCTGGATAAAGGCATTTTCTGTAATGCACTATGCTAACACTGTCTGAAATcacaataatacatttgaaCGCGTTTTACCAATGCAAGGAGATATATATCGGTAGATGTGTAAGCATACGATCTCACGCCAAAAGTCTGTAAAACATTCAGCCGTTAATTCCTTCAGCCGAAGTTCAGAACCACTATGGTTTCGGTATTGCGTGTTTAAATGTACCGTGAGCACCGGGCACCAAAGTCGGCTACCAGAAGCGCTTGAAGTGTTACGTAACATTACCCACCGATAGTCTGTAGGCTAACGTACAATCTAAGGTTAGCCTACTACATGGAGGAGAGAGGTGCAGAATTCTcacaaaaatgtctttatttttttatcgtCCTTACCTTAACAGCGTTCTCTTTACTCAATCTAAGCACAGATGTTTTCGACATTTTCAGATTTGACGATGAAACTAAAGTAAACTTTACAGGTTAGCGTTAAAATAATTACAGGTTTGAGTTTATTGCTAATTACGCCGTCGTCTTTCTGACCGAATAATTTAACCAACTTTCGATTTCGGTACCCATTCGTTTGAGCACCTGATCGAATAGCACCTCCCCTTTTCAACCCGTTCCATAGAAACTAACCAAATGCATGAGTGTGACATGTTTtggtgtgaatgagtgtgaatAATAAAGTTACCACCGCTATAACATTTTTAACCATTGTCACAGTCGCTCTTAATAAAGCGTTGGTTGTGGCTATTGCCTATGCAGGTCGCTTAGCCTAATTTACCCAGTGCATAATTTGCTAAGTAGcgtaaaatgccttttttttttagaaacctATTTCATATACCGGAGAAATTCCAAGATGGGTTAACGGAAATATAATTCGGCCGATCATGGTAACgtcccctttaaaaaaacaagcgaaacagaaaagggagggttgccattttggctctattAGTTCGGTGACTTTATTTATAAGGAAATTCATTTCTATAGAAGGCAATGAGagtttgacacaaaatggcatTCCAGAGGCGACTAGTTTCCAGTAACGATCCAACGCGTGACAGCTTCAGTTCCTCTGCCTGTTGTCGAAACTGTAAGCAGTAAACGCAGCTGGCTAATTTCCTGCTAAGTTAAGTTCAATGAAAGCGAAATTCACGGGCGCTTGCAGTCACCGGagtctacattttttttcttctcggtTGACTAACAAGGTAATATCATTCATTAAAGTGTGATGAGCCAGTTGCTGAAATTTTAAAAGGAGCTTCGACAGTTACTACAAATAAGGTAACATTAATATACTTTCGATTTCAACGGCTTGACACGATCCAATGCAACATTTAGCCTAAATTTTAGCATAAATAATCCGTTCTTGGTGTGagtaacattttcagaaaatcactttaacaggttaATCAAGCGAAGTTTGGATTGTCAAAAATGTTCTTTGCgaatttaaatcattttatttggcTATCCAGATAGTGAGCTCGTTGATCTCATAATACGGTTTCGGaagtatatttatatgtaatagACGAATTGATGCATTTGACATCGTTCTTACTTTGCTAGTTTCTTCCACTTGTAGTCTAGATTGTagaatttgtttgtgtgttaatACAAAGGGAAAATATGTAATGAGTACGCGCGCACACCTGTATGAAACGTGAAATGCGTTACAATGTTATTACTACGTAATAGGCTACTCTGCCCCGCTGCAGTCCTTATGGTTGagagggaatgtgtgtgtgtgtgtgtgtgtgtgtacgtgtacatgcatgcatgcgcgcactGCTGGATTACGCATTCGTGCGAAGTgttaatggactgcatttatatagcgcttttatccaaagcgctttacaattgattcctctcatttgccagagcagttagaggttaggggttaggtgtcttgctcaaggacacttcgacatgcccagtgCGGGGTTTGacccggcaaccctccgactgccagacaatcggtcttacctcctgagctatatcgcaaCCTTTGATCTGTTACCTGAATGTTATTGCCACTGTTATCTTCTTGTCCGCGTGGGTCTGTTCTACTGGACAGTGTTATCTGTGACAAGAGGGCGTTTTCTGCATCTTTGTACATGTACTAGCGTTGTGCTTTAACAGTGTTATCCGAGGCTGAGTGTGCGGTGTTTTGCTACAGTGTGCGGTGTGTTCCGTACAACCACCTGTCTCGCACCTGTATGACCACATAGTTCACATTACTAAGCGATGCCTTAGGTAGTTCTGGCAGGAGGCACTCAAGCCACAGTCAGTGACTGTACAGAAACAGTCTTTTCGAGCTGAACTCAGatctgttgtttaaaaaaaaaaaaaaaacattccagtgaTCCAGTACGATCGGATGATCTGTGTTAGAGCCTCTTACATTCTCTGCCAGTGCAGGGGTCTACAATGCTGCCatttttaggagcatttgctggatgtgtgctaactgcattcaggagcacatctactaattggaaTGCACttgtgtgctcctaaatttttcagttttaggaGCACATgctcctggggaaaaaaacgtcAATGAGCCCTGCAGTGGACAGCAGTTTCAGCCATTCCAAATTTTAGCGGAAGAAAATTTCCTGAGACGAAATGAAGATCGGGCCCAGTCAGTCACGGCGCTAATCTGCCAATTCCTGTAGTGGTCCTCTAGTTGATATCTCTTTAGCACGTTATATAATTTTCTGTGTTATAACCATAGTTGACTAAGTCTGCCAGGTAAATGAATGGTGCAGCCTCAATCTTGTCTCGCAGTTGCTCACCCTCAAAGTGTTTACGTGTCATTTTTCGTTTGTGCCGCCGCTCTTATTCGTCGTGTTTGACTGATATTGTGCACTCCGCTTTGTGCGAgccgttctggataagagtgtctgcacaATTTTTTCGTAATGTGAAGCACTGGTGACGCAGTATAATCCGATCCTTCTCAGATCGATGGCCAGTCTTACGGATTACCTGAAGGATGTCAGGGGTCGGGCGGAGGTCTGTCTGTCAtccacaggctccgcccctgaCGTGCAGTCCATCGTGCAGGAGATGGCGaacatccccctccccctcttggCCAAGTACCGGCTCCTTAACGTGGCAGAGTTGTTGAGGGAGAACTGTGCTGGGCCAGACAGGAAGGAGGTgagatgtcatttcctgtcgcCGTGTCTTAGTATTCTACCTGCATTTTTACTGCAGCTGTAATTCAGACCCGTGGACGAGATGTCTGGAAGTGTTGTGGCTCTAAGTACTGGCCACTGTTATAGGCTATGACACCGAAGACATGGCTTTGACTCTGCTCTTTGCCTAAGCCCTTatttatgcacttttgtaaaGACCTCtgacagcagtgtagtataatggttaaggaactggccttgtaacccgAAGGCTGCTGAGTcccactgctgttgtacccttactctgcattgcttcagtatatatccagctgaataaatgcatacatgccACAAGTCATGTCCTCTCTGGTGTCAGTTAGTCCTGTCACCTGTATCCAGAAGctttttcatcttttaattTGGCGTCTTGtcccattttccattttatttttgtacttccTGTTCCTCATGTTCAcaacctctgacctctgaactccccccccccccccgccccaccgccaGAGCATAGCCTCCCTTCTGAGGGCCTTGAGCATCCTGGAGAAGTACGGCTTTAACCTGGCCAACCCCAAACGGCCCAAGTATTGGCGCACAGTCAAGCACAACAATCCCATCTTCAGGACCACCGTTGATGCCATCAAGGTGAGAGGGGAATGCagttttaacccccccccctccaaaggGTTTTATGGAGTACCTTTGATAGAGAAATTGTTGCTGGACCCACAGGCTAGTGGGACAAGGATATGAAACAGCCAGGGTTGATATAGCACAACTGTGACCT
Encoded proteins:
- the psme2 gene encoding proteasome activator complex subunit 2, coding for MSKTSVLRLSKENAVKVGSFHQSLNQQAEDLLSNRIPRKISQLDNMLKADEFSLTDLSSVHAPLDIPIPDPPTPEDEEMETDKDNEEEKKKKKKKPPQCGYLKGNEKIVSLLDRVKPEIRALQETYITVSCWIQHLIPKIEDGNDFGVAIQEKILERITAVKTKVDGFQTNINKYFSERGDAVAKASKDTHVMDYRSLVHEKDEAAYCEIRVVVLDIRGFYVELYDIISKNLEKVTNPKGEEKPSMY
- the lsm5 gene encoding U6 snRNA-associated Sm-like protein LSm5, translating into MAATPATNPSQLLPLELVDKCIGSRIHIVMKNDKEIVGTLLGFDDFVNMVLEDVTEFEITPEGRRITKLDQILLNGNNITMLIPGGEGPEV